CACACGAAAATATGATGCGTTGGTTTGGTCATAGGATTCCTTTCAATGTTTTTGGTTACGGTTACTGACAATTCTAACTGGCTATCCGCAGCCGGTGCCTGCGCCTTTACAACCTGCGCCTTGCGAACAACCGGTAAACCGGCGTTTGAGGGCGGGCGGCACGGGGGTGTTGGCATACACAGCCCGCAGGCCTTCCTCGATCAAGCCTTCCATCTCCACAACCTTGACGCCGGACTGGGTCAGCACGCCAAATGGCAACCGGCCAGCGGCGGCCACCAGGAAGGCGCGGCAATCGGCGAGGAGGCTGGCCAGTTCCTGCCAGCGCTCCTCGCCGCCACCGGCCTCCGGGGCCTTGCGGATCTCCTTGAGTTGATACATCCCTTCGTGTTGCGGGTGTGGTTCATAGATCAGCACGCGTTCGGCTTCACCCAGGTGTTGGTTCACCAGCGCGCCTTCCATCGAGGCCACGGCCACGTAGGGGCGTTTCGTTTCTTCAGCGGGATTTATCGTCATACTGGCAAAATGGTTCAAGACCGTTACTTGCTCCGTCGTCATGGCCTCTCCGATCCGGCCCACGGCATCCGCCCGGCACCGGGCGCAATGATTCATCTGCGGCAAATGCAGCCCGCAGGTCAGTCGAATTCGGCTGGTCATTATTCCATCCGGCTCCGGCAAATCCGCGAACTCGGACCCAGCCACCGGTTTCAGCGGCATGCAGTTCATCAAATCCGCACCGCGCGCCGCCACCTCACGTGCCACCTCGGAGATATGCTCATCGTTGATGCCCGGGATGATGATGCTGTTAATCTTCACCACCACCCCTTTTTCTTTCAACCGGGTGATGGCTGCCAATTGGCACTCGCGCAATTTCACCGCTGCCGCTTCGCCGCGCAGCGGACGTTTGCCATCGCGTATCCAGGCGTAAATTTGCGAGCTGATTTCCGGATCCAGCGCGGTAATGGTGATCGTGACATGGCTGACTTTCAGTTCCGCCAGCTCATCAATGTAAGGCCCGATCCCCAGGCCATTGGTCGCCACGCAGAGCATCAACTGGGGAAACCGGGCACGGATCAAGCGAAGGGTTGTCATCGTTTCCTCCGGATTCGCAAAGGGATCGCCGGGACCGGCAATCCCCGCGACGGCAATTTCCGGACGTTGCGCGATGGTGTGCGCGAGGTACTCCACCGCCTGCTGCGGCGTCAGCACCGAGCTGGTCACTCCGGGCCGGCTTTCATTGACGCAGTCAAACTTGCGATTGCAAAAGTTGCATTGGATATTGCAGCGGGGAGCAACCGGCAGGTGAACGCGTCCATAAAGCTGATGGCCTTCCCGGCTGAAGCACGGGTGCTTGTTAAAATCCAGTGTGGCATTGGTGCTCATAGGTAGCTGTATCCCACGGATGACTTGGTTTGTTTGGCCTCCATCAGGGCGTTGATGACGCGGTCAAAAAGCTCCTGGGCACCGCGATACCCCAGATGCGCCGTCCGTTGTCCGCCGATGCGATCGTGGATGGGAAAACCAATGCGTATCAGCGGCACATTCAATTGGCGGGCCAGGCTGTAACCCTTGCTGTTGCCGATTAACAGGTCCGGTTTTAACGCGGTGGCCAGTTCGGCGATTTCCGCGAAATCCGCCTTATCCTTGATGACGGTTTCCGGTGGTAATGCCGGGGCCGCTTCCCGCAGGCATTTTTCAAAAAAGCCGCTCCGACCACCCGAGGCGCACAGAATGGGGGTAATGCCAAACTCGGTTAAAAATGAAGCCAGCCCGATGACCATATCCTCCTCCCCATAGATGACCGCCCGCTTCTCGGAGGCGTATTTGTGGCCATCAATATAGGCATCCACCAAGCGACCGCGCTCGCGTTGGTACTTCTCCGGAGTTTTGCGCCCGGTAAGGTACTCCACCGCAGAAAAGAAGCCGTCGGTTTCCCGAATCCCGATGGGCAGCCCGAGGGGGTGC
Above is a window of Verrucomicrobiota bacterium DNA encoding:
- a CDS encoding radical SAM protein; this encodes MSTNATLDFNKHPCFSREGHQLYGRVHLPVAPRCNIQCNFCNRKFDCVNESRPGVTSSVLTPQQAVEYLAHTIAQRPEIAVAGIAGPGDPFANPEETMTTLRLIRARFPQLMLCVATNGLGIGPYIDELAELKVSHVTITITALDPEISSQIYAWIRDGKRPLRGEAAAVKLRECQLAAITRLKEKGVVVKINSIIIPGINDEHISEVAREVAARGADLMNCMPLKPVAGSEFADLPEPDGIMTSRIRLTCGLHLPQMNHCARCRADAVGRIGEAMTTEQVTVLNHFASMTINPAEETKRPYVAVASMEGALVNQHLGEAERVLIYEPHPQHEGMYQLKEIRKAPEAGGGEERWQELASLLADCRAFLVAAAGRLPFGVLTQSGVKVVEMEGLIEEGLRAVYANTPVPPALKRRFTGCSQGAGCKGAGTGCG